One Deinococcus grandis DNA window includes the following coding sequences:
- a CDS encoding DUF4180 domain-containing protein, which produces MEPQPSDKVTTLPDLGLTLQAAADTPDVVGAIFGHTGLLLHDTDLGADFLNLRTGLLGELFQKFVNYRLPVAVVVPDPARYGERFAELAREHARHSLIRFVPDEAAGRAWLRGQP; this is translated from the coding sequence ATGGAACCCCAACCGTCCGACAAGGTCACGACCCTGCCCGACCTGGGCCTGACGCTTCAGGCCGCCGCCGATACTCCAGACGTGGTGGGCGCGATCTTCGGGCATACGGGCCTCCTGCTGCACGACACGGACCTGGGCGCCGACTTCCTGAATCTGCGGACGGGCCTGCTGGGCGAGCTGTTCCAGAAGTTCGTGAACTATCGCCTGCCCGTCGCGGTGGTCGTGCCCGACCCGGCCCGGTACGGCGAGCGGTTCGCGGAACTGGCCCGCGAGCACGCCCGCCATTCCCTCATCCGCTTCGTGCCGGACGAGGCGGCGGGGCGGGCGTGGCTGCGTGGGCAACCCTGA
- a CDS encoding DinB family protein: MTDDSRNQRSQLAFARLLPKLFRGGQAFVGVEASLSGLTDEQATTRPAGLPHSVAQLVAHVNWWNRWMLDIIEMGMAQPYPKHASDTWPEVQASDWPRVKNEFYELLARIDPHAARPDLSNPVNHEETIGELLADMALHTAHHFGQVVTVRQALGAWPPPGGGDTW, translated from the coding sequence ATGACGGATGACTCTCGCAATCAACGCTCGCAGCTCGCGTTCGCCCGGCTCCTGCCGAAACTGTTCCGTGGGGGACAGGCGTTCGTGGGCGTCGAGGCGTCCCTGAGCGGCCTGACCGACGAGCAGGCCACCACCCGCCCGGCGGGCCTGCCGCACAGCGTCGCGCAGCTCGTGGCGCACGTGAACTGGTGGAACCGCTGGATGCTGGACATCATCGAGATGGGTATGGCCCAGCCGTACCCGAAGCACGCCTCGGACACCTGGCCCGAGGTGCAGGCGAGTGACTGGCCGCGCGTGAAGAACGAGTTCTACGAGCTGCTGGCCCGCATCGACCCGCACGCGGCCCGCCCGGACCTGTCCAACCCCGTGAACCACGAGGAGACCATCGGGGAGCTGCTGGCGGACATGGCGCTGCACACCGCGCATCACTTCGGGCAGGTGGTGACGGTGCGGCAGGCGCTGGGGGCGTGGCCTCCTCCCGGCGGCGGCGACACCTGGTAA
- a CDS encoding aminotransferase family protein: MSNVFYRSSKSYPVAVRAGGVFIETQEGRSLLDGSSGALVANIGHGRTQVAQAMAEQASRLAFVHGSQFTSDVLEAYASRLAAFLDLPAFRFWAVSGGSEANESAIKLARQYHVERGEPGRFKVITRVPSYHGASLGALAASGMGARREVYAPLIREDAWPKMPKPDPTLSGEEDAERLRAVLEAAGPDSVAAFICEPVVGASDAALAPNAGYHARIAAICREYGVLFVADEVMSGMGRCGAPLAVRLGGDVTPDIVVLGKGLAAGYAPLAGLMASPEVYGTVMDGSGAFKHGFTYAGHPVSVAAGLSVLDIVEQEELVQAARERGTQLLAGLEGLKDRHPQVLEVRGQGLLLGVVLGDPATGQAFERPGLADRVAAAAREEGLLTYPGSGAVDGVRGDHLLLGPPLSITPAEVDLLLERLDRALARTGAAVPG, from the coding sequence ATGTCGAACGTGTTCTACCGCAGCAGCAAGTCGTACCCGGTCGCCGTGCGCGCCGGGGGCGTGTTCATCGAGACGCAGGAGGGCCGGTCGCTCCTGGACGGATCGTCGGGGGCGCTCGTAGCGAACATCGGGCATGGCCGCACGCAGGTCGCGCAGGCGATGGCCGAGCAGGCGTCGCGGCTGGCGTTCGTGCACGGTTCGCAGTTCACGAGTGACGTGCTCGAGGCGTACGCGTCGCGCCTCGCGGCGTTCCTGGACCTGCCCGCCTTCCGCTTCTGGGCGGTGTCGGGCGGCTCCGAGGCAAACGAGAGTGCGATCAAACTCGCCCGGCAGTACCACGTGGAGCGGGGCGAGCCGGGGCGCTTCAAGGTGATCACGCGGGTGCCCAGTTACCACGGGGCGTCGCTGGGCGCGCTGGCCGCGTCGGGGATGGGCGCGCGGCGCGAGGTGTACGCGCCCCTGATCCGCGAGGACGCCTGGCCGAAGATGCCGAAACCCGACCCGACCCTGAGTGGCGAGGAGGACGCCGAGCGGCTGCGCGCGGTGCTGGAGGCCGCCGGGCCGGACTCAGTGGCGGCGTTCATCTGCGAACCGGTGGTGGGTGCGTCGGACGCGGCGCTCGCCCCGAATGCCGGGTATCACGCGCGGATCGCGGCGATCTGCCGGGAGTACGGCGTGCTGTTCGTCGCGGACGAGGTCATGAGCGGCATGGGCCGCTGCGGCGCGCCGCTGGCCGTGCGGCTGGGCGGAGACGTCACGCCGGACATCGTCGTGCTGGGCAAGGGCCTCGCGGCGGGCTACGCGCCCCTGGCGGGCCTGATGGCCAGCCCCGAGGTGTACGGCACGGTCATGGACGGCAGCGGCGCGTTCAAGCACGGGTTCACGTACGCCGGGCATCCAGTCAGCGTGGCGGCGGGCCTGAGCGTGCTGGACATCGTCGAGCAGGAGGAGCTGGTGCAGGCGGCCCGCGAGCGCGGCACGCAGCTCCTCGCGGGTCTGGAGGGGCTGAAGGACCGGCACCCGCAGGTCCTGGAGGTGCGCGGGCAGGGGCTGCTGCTGGGCGTCGTGCTGGGCGACCCGGCCACCGGGCAGGCCTTCGAGCGGCCCGGACTGGCCGACCGTGTCGCCGCCGCCGCGCGCGAGGAAGGCCTGCTGACCTACCCGGGCTCCGGCGCGGTGGACGGCGTGCGCGGCGATCACCTTCTGCTGGGGCCGCCCCTGAGCATCACGCCCGCCGAGGTGGACCTGCTGCTCGAACGACTGGACCGCGCACTGGCCCGTACCGGGGCGGCCGTTCCGGGCTGA
- the ilvC gene encoding ketol-acid reductoisomerase — protein MAAKMYYDRDVSTAPIENKLIAIIGYGSQAHAHAQNLRDSGFNVVVGLRDGSASRAKAEQAGLRVASIEDATREADVIMLLIPDEQQPRVYEQSIAPNLSAGKALAFGHGFNVHFGRITPPADVDVFLVAPKGPGHMLRRVYADGAGMPGIFAVQQDATGKARDIALAYANGIGCTRAGVLETTFKEETETDLFGEQSVLCGGVTHLIQAGFETLVEAGYQPEIAYFETLHEVKLIVDLIYEKGFEGMRHSISNTAEFGDYVTGPRVVTAETKAEMGRVLQDIQTGKFAERFIADAEAGFPFMEEQRGKMRDHTLEVVGKELRDKMPFINKKALEV, from the coding sequence ATGGCTGCAAAAATGTACTACGACCGCGACGTGAGCACCGCCCCCATCGAGAACAAGCTGATCGCCATCATCGGCTACGGCAGCCAGGCGCACGCGCACGCGCAGAACCTGCGGGACAGCGGCTTCAACGTCGTCGTCGGCCTGCGTGACGGCAGCGCCAGCCGCGCCAAGGCCGAACAGGCCGGCCTGCGCGTCGCCAGCATCGAGGACGCCACCAGGGAAGCCGACGTGATCATGCTCCTGATCCCCGACGAGCAGCAGCCCAGGGTGTACGAGCAGAGCATCGCCCCGAACCTCAGCGCCGGGAAGGCCCTGGCGTTCGGGCACGGCTTCAACGTGCACTTCGGCCGCATCACGCCCCCCGCCGACGTGGACGTGTTCCTCGTGGCGCCCAAGGGCCCCGGCCACATGCTGCGCCGCGTCTACGCCGACGGTGCGGGCATGCCCGGCATCTTCGCCGTGCAGCAGGACGCCACCGGCAAGGCGCGCGACATCGCCCTGGCGTACGCGAACGGCATCGGCTGCACCCGCGCCGGCGTGCTGGAAACCACCTTCAAGGAAGAGACCGAGACTGACCTGTTCGGCGAGCAGAGCGTCCTGTGCGGCGGCGTCACCCACCTGATCCAGGCGGGCTTCGAGACCCTGGTGGAAGCCGGGTACCAGCCCGAAATCGCGTACTTCGAGACCCTGCACGAGGTCAAGCTGATCGTCGACTTGATCTACGAGAAGGGCTTCGAGGGCATGCGCCACTCCATCAGCAACACCGCCGAGTTCGGCGACTACGTCACCGGTCCCCGCGTCGTGACCGCCGAGACGAAAGCCGAGATGGGCCGCGTCCTCCAGGACATCCAGACCGGCAAGTTCGCCGAGCGCTTCATCGCCGACGCCGAGGCCGGCTTCCCCTTCATGGAGGAGCAGCGCGGCAAGATGCGCGACCACACCCTGGAAGTCGTCGGGAAGGAACTGCGCGACAAGATGCCCTTCATCAACAAGAAGGCGCTGGAAGTCTAA
- the ilvN gene encoding acetolactate synthase small subunit: MTDTRDHLLSILVRDEPRVLTRITALFGRRGYNIRSLSVGSTEHPGVSRMTIVVSGDRGVVEQAIRQLEKLHDVVKIIDHSLEKYVDRELVLVKVAITPESRVEVRQIAEDFRSRIVDVGRHALTFEVTGDEGKITAFIEQMRPFGILETMRTGRIALTRGSNADIPAHVYHEGETQALQPTLEVQPREERARHVPNLF, translated from the coding sequence ATGACCGACACCCGAGACCACCTGCTGTCCATCCTGGTGCGCGACGAACCCCGCGTCCTGACCCGCATCACCGCCCTGTTCGGCCGCCGCGGCTACAACATCCGCAGCCTCTCGGTCGGCAGCACCGAGCACCCCGGCGTGTCCCGCATGACCATCGTCGTCAGCGGCGACCGCGGCGTGGTCGAACAGGCCATCCGCCAGCTGGAAAAACTGCACGACGTCGTCAAGATCATCGACCACAGCCTCGAGAAGTACGTGGACCGCGAACTGGTCCTCGTGAAGGTCGCCATCACCCCCGAGAGCCGCGTCGAGGTCCGCCAGATCGCCGAGGACTTCCGCAGCCGCATCGTGGACGTCGGCCGCCACGCCCTCACGTTCGAAGTCACCGGCGACGAGGGCAAGATCACCGCGTTCATCGAACAGATGCGCCCCTTCGGCATTCTGGAGACCATGCGCACCGGCCGCATCGCCCTGACCCGTGGCAGCAACGCCGACATCCCCGCCCACGTCTACCACGAGGGCGAAACGCAGGCCCTGCAACCCACCCTGGAAGTCCAGCCGCGCGAGGAACGCGCCCGCCACGTTCCCAATCTGTTCTAG
- the ilvB gene encoding biosynthetic-type acetolactate synthase large subunit has translation MADNGKQHAPHRGDMTGAKALWATLANHGISTVFGYPGGAIMPVYDALTFYPEVRHVLTRHEQGAAHAAEGWAKATGEIGVCMATSGPGATNLVTGLADAMLDSVPLLAITGNVASHLMGTDAFQEADITGITLPITKHNYVVRDVEELPLIVAEAIRIARSGRPGPVLVDIPKDIQLAAFHGEIPAPHARPEAPAPSPESIERALDLLRGAKKPVIMAGGGSLDASAEITALARAWDIPVITTLMGLGAFPSSDPLWLGMPGMHGSVAANRAISEADVLLGIGLRFDDRVTGRVSGFAPNAAIIHVELDAAEIGKIIRTHVPVRGDARQAAQLLAEGAQPTPRPEWKAQIEKWKSRTVTPETYGAGYAVKAVVDRLRPDDILSSDVGQHQMLAAQLARFEKPRRWINSGGLGTMGFGLPAAIGAGMAEPGVRSVVIAGDGGFQMTAQELATLKMYDVRNVKICIINNSFLGMVRQWQELFHEKRYSEVWLGDSNPDFIKLADAYDVPGYRATTAEELPAAIDAWLSDPKSALLEVVVPHEHGVFPMVPAGAALYEMIETEPVRSPDLSAQMQDAAEEASEA, from the coding sequence ATGGCAGACAACGGCAAGCAGCACGCCCCGCACCGGGGCGACATGACCGGCGCGAAGGCCCTGTGGGCGACCCTCGCGAACCACGGGATCAGCACCGTGTTCGGGTACCCCGGCGGGGCGATCATGCCCGTGTACGACGCCCTGACCTTCTACCCCGAGGTGCGGCACGTCCTGACCCGCCACGAGCAGGGCGCCGCGCACGCCGCCGAGGGCTGGGCCAAGGCGACCGGCGAGATCGGCGTGTGCATGGCCACCAGCGGCCCCGGCGCCACGAACCTCGTGACCGGACTGGCCGACGCGATGCTCGACAGCGTGCCTCTGCTGGCGATCACCGGGAACGTCGCGTCGCACCTGATGGGCACCGACGCCTTCCAGGAGGCCGACATCACCGGCATCACGCTGCCCATCACGAAACACAACTACGTGGTGCGCGACGTCGAGGAACTGCCCCTCATCGTGGCCGAAGCGATCCGTATCGCCCGTTCGGGCCGCCCCGGCCCCGTGCTGGTGGACATCCCCAAGGACATTCAGCTGGCCGCCTTTCACGGTGAGATTCCCGCCCCGCACGCCCGCCCCGAGGCGCCCGCGCCCAGCCCCGAGAGCATCGAGCGCGCCCTGGACCTGCTGCGCGGCGCGAAGAAGCCCGTGATCATGGCGGGCGGCGGCAGCCTGGACGCCAGCGCCGAGATCACCGCGCTGGCCCGCGCGTGGGACATCCCCGTCATCACCACCCTGATGGGCCTGGGTGCGTTCCCCAGCAGCGACCCGCTGTGGCTGGGCATGCCCGGCATGCACGGGAGCGTCGCCGCGAACCGCGCGATCAGCGAGGCGGACGTCCTGCTGGGCATCGGCCTGCGCTTCGACGACCGCGTGACGGGCCGCGTCAGCGGTTTCGCGCCGAACGCCGCGATCATCCACGTGGAACTCGACGCCGCCGAGATCGGCAAGATCATCCGCACCCACGTCCCCGTGCGCGGCGACGCCCGGCAGGCCGCCCAGCTCCTCGCCGAGGGTGCCCAGCCCACCCCGCGCCCCGAATGGAAGGCCCAGATCGAGAAATGGAAGAGCCGCACCGTCACGCCCGAGACGTACGGCGCCGGGTACGCCGTGAAGGCCGTCGTGGACCGCCTGCGCCCCGACGACATCCTGAGTTCCGACGTGGGGCAGCACCAGATGCTCGCCGCGCAGCTCGCCCGCTTCGAGAAGCCCCGCCGCTGGATCAACTCCGGCGGGCTGGGCACCATGGGCTTCGGCCTGCCCGCCGCGATCGGTGCGGGCATGGCGGAGCCCGGCGTGCGCTCGGTGGTCATCGCCGGGGACGGCGGGTTCCAGATGACCGCGCAGGAACTCGCCACGCTGAAGATGTACGACGTCCGCAACGTCAAGATCTGCATCATCAACAACTCGTTCCTGGGCATGGTCCGCCAGTGGCAGGAACTCTTCCACGAGAAGCGCTACTCCGAGGTCTGGCTGGGTGACAGCAACCCCGACTTCATCAAACTCGCCGACGCCTACGACGTGCCCGGCTACCGCGCCACCACCGCCGAGGAGCTGCCCGCCGCGATCGACGCGTGGCTGAGCGACCCGAAGAGTGCCCTGCTGGAAGTCGTCGTGCCGCACGAACACGGCGTGTTCCCCATGGTGCCCGCCGGGGCCGCGCTGTACGAGATGATCGAGACCGAACCCGTCAGGAGCCCCGACCTGTCCGCGCAGATGCAGGACGCCGCCGAGGAGGCCAGCGAAGCATGA
- a CDS encoding IS630 family transposase (programmed frameshift) encodes MPPAWQPTRWTREQMEERRLFAEPYLRAGELSSTQIAERCGVSSSAVRRWRQRLRTQGSLEATIAPGRTPRLTDAQIAQIMTILSAGPGPAQAPNARWTCPQVRELIGQTYDVWYDVDHLSRLLRQWGFTPQKPMRRAREQDQEALVTWVDTTVPELKKKVEAGETLVFIDEVGFSLKPTVTRTWAPCGQTPVLVSKYRWDSVSTIGAIATTGQFLQHTHPASINGAHVLSFLSHLLRHISGSITVLLDNARIHKTKALGAFVAAEPRLSVVYFPPYAPELNPIEPVWAYVKQHVLANFCPSDLQTLKARLPVAWRKVRAAELPRRLLHGARL; translated from the exons ATGCCGCCAGCCTGGCAACCCACCCGGTGGACCCGCGAACAGATGGAAGAACGGCGACTGTTCGCTGAGCCGTATCTCCGCGCAGGGGAGCTCAGCTCCACCCAGATCGCCGAACGGTGCGGCGTCAGCAGCAGTGCCGTTCGACGATGGCGACAACGTCTGCGCACACAGGGCTCTCTTGAAGCCACCATTGCTCCAGGCCGCACACCACGACTGACAGACGCTCAGATCGCCCAGATCATGACGATCCTCAGCGCGGGGCCGGGCCCCGCGCAGGCCCCGAATGCCCGCTGGACGTGCCCACAGGTGCGCGAGCTGATCGGCCAGACCTACGACGTGTGGTACGACGTCGATCACCTCAGTCGGCTCTTACGGCAGTGGGGATTCACACCACAGAAACCGATGAGGCGGGCACGAGAACAGGATCAGGAGGCCCTCGTCACCTGGGTGGACACCACGGTGCCCGAGTTG AAAAAAAAAGTTGAGGCCGGAGAAACACTCGTCTTCATCGATGAGGTGGGCTTCAGCTTGAAGCCCACCGTGACCCGCACCTGGGCCCCCTGTGGTCAGACGCCCGTGTTGGTGTCCAAGTACCGCTGGGACAGCGTGTCGACGATTGGAGCGATCGCCACGACGGGACAGTTTCTGCAACACACGCATCCAGCGTCGATCAACGGCGCACACGTCCTGTCGTTTCTGTCGCATCTGTTGCGTCACATTTCTGGATCGATCACGGTACTGCTCGATAACGCCCGCATTCACAAGACGAAGGCGCTGGGCGCCTTCGTTGCAGCTGAACCTCGATTGTCGGTGGTGTACTTCCCGCCATACGCGCCTGAACTGAATCCGATTGAGCCGGTGTGGGCGTATGTGAAGCAGCATGTCCTCGCGAACTTCTGCCCGTCAGATCTTCAGACGTTGAAGGCCCGATTGCCCGTGGCGTGGCGGAAAGTGCGAGCGGCTGAGCTTCCAAGGCGCCTCCTGCATGGAGCTCGGCTGTGA
- a CDS encoding VanW family protein, whose amino-acid sequence MKVWAAGITAGTVALLVGGAFAVAATQNTTTLAPGLRIAGTDVSGMTREQALVAVGSRAATPPQVTVTAGKNTWTLSAEKLGWHVDAQTSVDAALKITQERGVLQKLQGMIGQAPTQDIPLTAAVDPAKARTTLTTLTAGLNTAPKNASVYFDKVSKRYAVKADAPGLSADVTAAVNTYVATPSLTSLKVALKVTPAKLTAATLNTYVAQGNAIARPFTVTLGGTARKGGLTALQVADLYWVRDSGIEPDEKTLKAAFGRLTDAIDQPALNARYVLQGGKLVKAKEKAGLVTDRAAAYALFRKAVLDPAVKTVVFPSKADQPTLTIDRLPAADKLQLIAVGKSTYYGSSAARRTNVANAASKINGAVVPSGEVFSFLNTLGGIDASNGFVGGLIISGGRTVDGLGGGVCQVSTTVFRALYQAGLPVVERNQHSYRVGYYEPQVGFEAAVYDPGLDLRLKNDTTAPILIKATNDNARSTLTVEVWGVKPQRTVTVSPAVITARVPHPAPRYVVNAALRPGTMRQVDWAADGYSLYITRTIKDASGVRTDKVSTVYKAWQAVYETGPRG is encoded by the coding sequence ATGAAGGTCTGGGCCGCAGGAATCACCGCCGGAACCGTCGCTCTCCTCGTGGGGGGAGCGTTCGCGGTTGCCGCCACGCAGAACACCACCACCCTCGCCCCCGGCCTGCGTATCGCCGGGACGGACGTGAGCGGCATGACCCGCGAGCAGGCCCTGGTCGCCGTGGGCAGCCGCGCCGCGACACCCCCGCAGGTCACCGTCACCGCCGGGAAGAACACCTGGACGCTGAGTGCCGAGAAGCTCGGCTGGCACGTCGACGCGCAGACCAGCGTGGACGCCGCGCTGAAGATCACCCAGGAACGCGGCGTCCTCCAGAAACTTCAGGGCATGATCGGTCAGGCGCCCACGCAGGACATCCCCCTGACGGCCGCCGTGGACCCCGCGAAAGCCCGCACGACCCTCACCACGCTGACCGCCGGGCTGAACACGGCCCCGAAGAACGCCAGCGTGTACTTCGACAAGGTCAGTAAGCGCTACGCCGTGAAGGCCGACGCGCCCGGCCTGAGCGCCGACGTGACCGCAGCCGTGAACACCTACGTCGCCACCCCCAGCCTGACCAGCCTGAAGGTCGCGCTGAAAGTCACCCCCGCGAAACTCACGGCCGCCACGCTGAACACGTACGTCGCGCAGGGGAACGCCATCGCGCGTCCCTTCACCGTGACCCTCGGCGGCACGGCCCGCAAGGGCGGCCTGACCGCGTTGCAGGTCGCCGACCTGTACTGGGTGCGTGACAGCGGGATCGAACCCGACGAGAAGACCCTCAAGGCCGCGTTCGGCCGCCTGACCGACGCCATCGACCAGCCGGCCCTGAACGCCCGTTACGTCCTGCAGGGCGGGAAGCTGGTCAAGGCGAAGGAGAAGGCCGGACTGGTCACGGACCGCGCCGCGGCGTACGCCCTGTTCCGCAAGGCGGTGCTGGACCCCGCGGTGAAGACCGTGGTGTTCCCCAGCAAAGCCGACCAGCCCACCCTGACCATCGACAGACTGCCCGCCGCGGACAAGCTGCAACTGATCGCCGTCGGGAAGAGCACGTACTACGGCAGCAGCGCCGCGCGCCGAACGAACGTCGCGAACGCCGCCTCGAAGATCAACGGCGCGGTCGTCCCGTCCGGCGAGGTCTTCAGTTTCCTGAACACCCTGGGCGGCATCGACGCGTCGAACGGCTTCGTGGGCGGCCTGATCATCAGCGGGGGCCGCACCGTGGACGGCCTGGGCGGCGGCGTGTGCCAGGTCAGCACCACCGTGTTCCGTGCGCTGTACCAGGCGGGCCTGCCGGTCGTGGAACGCAACCAGCACTCGTACCGCGTCGGGTACTACGAGCCGCAGGTGGGGTTCGAGGCCGCAGTGTACGACCCGGGCCTGGACCTGCGCCTGAAGAACGACACGACCGCCCCGATCCTGATCAAGGCGACCAACGACAACGCCAGAAGCACCCTGACCGTGGAGGTCTGGGGCGTCAAGCCGCAGCGGACCGTGACCGTCAGCCCCGCCGTGATCACCGCGCGCGTGCCGCACCCCGCGCCCAGATACGTGGTGAACGCCGCCCTGCGCCCCGGTACCATGCGGCAGGTGGACTGGGCCGCTGACGGCTACAGCCTCTACATCACCCGGACCATCAAGGACGCCAGCGGCGTGCGCACCGACAAGGTCAGCACCGTGTACAAGGCCTGGCAGGCGGTGTACGAAACCGGCCCCAGGGGTTGA
- a CDS encoding acetylornithine/succinylornithine family transaminase, which produces MTSTQSKWLEAELKYDSRVVGKHEVVMTRGQGSVVWDETGRSYIDCVAGYGVANIGHCHPDVVKAIRDQAERLLVMPQSLPNDKRAEFLSELVGVTPAGLDRVFLCNSGTEAMEAAKKFAITATGRKRFVSMKRGFSGRSLGALAFTWEPKYREPFGEAVDNRNVDFVTYGNIEELRAAITSDTAAVILEPVQGEGGVRPASPEFIQEARRLTQEKGALLILDEIQTGFCRTGKMFAAEHYGVVPDGMTLAKAMAGGVPIGAFVMTADVADRMPAGGHGGTFGGNPLAMAAGVAAIRAMKREGMAEQAREKGAYFMEKLRAIQSPKIREVRGLGLMIGVELKEKSAPYIHALEHEEGVLTLQATPLVVRFLPPVTISREQIDTVVAAFERVLNGVNPRAERQAELAAAQQEQTQTE; this is translated from the coding sequence ATGACCTCAACCCAGAGCAAGTGGCTCGAAGCCGAACTGAAGTACGACAGCCGCGTCGTCGGCAAGCACGAGGTCGTCATGACCCGCGGGCAGGGCAGCGTCGTCTGGGACGAAACCGGCCGCTCGTACATCGACTGCGTCGCCGGGTACGGCGTCGCGAACATCGGCCACTGCCACCCGGACGTCGTGAAGGCCATCCGCGATCAGGCCGAGCGGCTGCTCGTCATGCCCCAGAGCCTCCCGAACGACAAACGCGCCGAGTTCCTGAGCGAACTCGTCGGCGTGACGCCCGCCGGACTGGACCGCGTGTTCCTGTGCAACAGCGGCACCGAGGCGATGGAGGCTGCGAAGAAGTTCGCGATCACCGCCACGGGGCGCAAGCGCTTCGTGAGCATGAAGCGCGGCTTCTCGGGCCGCAGCCTGGGTGCGCTGGCGTTCACCTGGGAACCCAAGTACCGCGAGCCTTTCGGTGAGGCCGTGGACAACCGCAACGTGGACTTCGTGACGTACGGCAACATCGAGGAACTGCGCGCCGCGATCACCTCTGATACGGCCGCCGTGATCCTCGAACCCGTGCAGGGCGAGGGCGGTGTGCGCCCCGCCAGCCCCGAATTCATTCAGGAGGCCCGCCGCCTGACGCAGGAGAAGGGCGCGCTGCTGATCCTCGACGAGATCCAGACCGGGTTCTGCCGCACCGGGAAGATGTTCGCCGCCGAGCACTACGGCGTGGTCCCCGACGGCATGACCCTGGCGAAGGCCATGGCGGGCGGCGTGCCCATCGGCGCGTTCGTGATGACCGCCGACGTCGCCGACCGCATGCCCGCCGGGGGGCACGGCGGCACGTTCGGCGGGAACCCGCTGGCGATGGCCGCCGGGGTCGCCGCGATCCGCGCCATGAAACGCGAGGGCATGGCGGAGCAGGCCCGCGAGAAGGGTGCGTACTTCATGGAGAAGCTCCGCGCGATCCAGAGCCCCAAGATCCGCGAGGTGCGCGGCCTGGGCCTGATGATCGGCGTGGAACTGAAAGAGAAGAGCGCCCCGTACATCCACGCGCTGGAACACGAGGAAGGCGTGCTGACCCTCCAGGCGACGCCGCTGGTCGTGCGCTTCCTGCCGCCCGTGACCATCAGCCGCGAGCAGATCGACACGGTGGTCGCCGCGTTCGAGCGCGTCCTGAACGGCGTGAATCCCCGCGCCGAGCGGCAGGCGGAACTGGCCGCCGCGCAGCAGGAACAGACCCAGACCGAGTAA
- a CDS encoding DMT family transporter, whose protein sequence is MTRRDALDMFLLSAFWGVSFLLIRLGGEVFPPVWVALLRSVFGAAVLLLALRLGRHSLPPARLWKPLLLVALFNNVIPWSFFAWGEQTVSSNIAAIINATTPLFALLIGLTLSDTRLSGLTLGGVLLGMGGVALTVSGGLGGGHATLHGVIILLLASLGYAVATTIAKRTLGGLNPVGLATTQLGLSSVILLPVALIGPAPAPLTLTAVGATLFLGVVGSGLAYLLYYGLLARVSPTQVTAVTYALPVWGLGWAALAGEPVGGLSVLGVLVVLAGLGLINLLPRAKRVPGAVSSDL, encoded by the coding sequence GTGACCCGCCGTGACGCGCTGGACATGTTCCTGCTCTCGGCGTTCTGGGGCGTGTCGTTCCTTCTGATCCGCCTGGGCGGCGAGGTGTTCCCGCCCGTGTGGGTGGCACTCCTGCGGTCCGTGTTCGGCGCGGCAGTGCTGCTGCTCGCGCTGCGGCTGGGCCGCCACAGCCTGCCGCCCGCGCGGCTGTGGAAACCGCTGCTGCTGGTGGCGCTGTTCAACAACGTGATTCCGTGGTCGTTCTTCGCGTGGGGCGAGCAGACCGTCAGCAGCAACATCGCGGCGATCATCAATGCCACCACGCCGCTGTTCGCGCTCCTGATCGGCCTGACCCTGAGCGACACCCGCCTGAGTGGCCTGACGCTGGGCGGCGTGCTGCTGGGCATGGGCGGCGTGGCCCTCACGGTGTCCGGCGGACTGGGTGGCGGGCACGCCACGCTCCACGGCGTGATCATCCTGCTCCTCGCCAGCCTGGGGTACGCGGTCGCCACCACCATCGCCAAACGCACGCTGGGCGGCCTGAACCCGGTGGGGCTGGCGACCACACAGCTGGGCCTGAGCAGCGTCATCCTGCTGCCCGTCGCGCTGATCGGCCCGGCGCCCGCCCCCCTGACCCTGACCGCCGTGGGCGCCACCCTCTTCCTGGGTGTCGTCGGCAGCGGACTGGCGTACCTGCTGTACTACGGCCTGCTGGCCCGCGTCAGCCCCACCCAGGTCACCGCCGTCACGTACGCCCTGCCGGTCTGGGGACTGGGCTGGGCGGCGCTGGCCGGGGAACCGGTCGGGGGGCTGTCCGTGCTGGGCGTGCTCGTGGTGCTCGCGGGGTTGGGTTTGATCAACCTGCTGCCCCGCGCGAAGCGGGTTCCGGGGGCTGTGAGCTCTGACCTGTGA